A window from Acidobacteriota bacterium encodes these proteins:
- a CDS encoding NAD(P)/FAD-dependent oxidoreductase yields the protein MADAPRVVIIGGGFGGLSAAKGLRDAPVEVLLIDRRNHHVFQPLLYQVATAALSPGDIASPIRWILRKQRNVRVWLADVTGIDPATRTVRLDDGVVTYDHLIVAAGVTHSYFGHRDWQPYAPGLKTLEDALEMRRRVLVAFEEAERAADPREQRRLLTFVVIGGGPTGVELAGALAEISRHAFAHDFRAIAPEAARIILIEGSPRVLGTYPEPLSAYARSALERLGVAVWTDSFVTDVAPGRVHVGGEVIEASTILWAAGIEASPLGASLGAPLDRAGRVLVGDDLTVPGHPEISVVGDLAALRGADGQWLPGVAQVAIQQAAHAAANIERALRGEPRQPFAYRSYGNLATIGRNVAVADMPRFRMKGYPAWLFWLFVHLVKLIGFRNRLSVLVQWAVSYTTYQRSVRLITHQDA from the coding sequence ATGGCCGATGCACCCCGGGTTGTCATCATCGGTGGAGGATTCGGGGGGCTGAGCGCGGCGAAGGGCTTGCGTGACGCGCCGGTCGAGGTGCTGCTCATCGATCGGCGCAATCACCACGTCTTCCAGCCGCTGCTCTACCAGGTCGCGACGGCGGCGCTGTCTCCGGGCGACATCGCGTCGCCGATTCGCTGGATTCTCCGCAAGCAGCGCAACGTGCGCGTCTGGCTCGCCGATGTGACCGGCATCGATCCCGCCACGCGAACCGTCAGGCTGGACGATGGCGTGGTCACGTACGACCACCTCATCGTCGCGGCCGGCGTGACCCATTCGTATTTCGGCCATCGGGACTGGCAGCCGTACGCGCCGGGCCTGAAGACCTTGGAAGATGCGCTCGAGATGCGCCGGCGGGTGCTCGTGGCCTTCGAGGAGGCCGAGCGAGCCGCCGATCCGCGCGAGCAGCGCCGCCTGCTGACCTTCGTCGTCATCGGGGGCGGGCCGACCGGCGTCGAGCTGGCCGGCGCGCTGGCGGAGATCTCGCGCCACGCGTTCGCGCACGATTTCCGGGCGATCGCGCCCGAGGCCGCGAGGATCATTCTGATCGAAGGCAGCCCGCGCGTGCTCGGCACGTACCCGGAACCGCTGTCGGCCTACGCGCGATCGGCGCTCGAGCGGCTCGGCGTCGCGGTCTGGACCGACAGCTTCGTCACCGACGTGGCCCCCGGACGAGTGCACGTCGGCGGCGAAGTGATCGAAGCCAGCACGATCCTCTGGGCCGCGGGCATCGAGGCCTCGCCGCTCGGCGCCTCGCTCGGCGCACCGCTCGATCGCGCCGGGCGCGTGCTCGTCGGCGACGATCTCACGGTGCCGGGGCATCCGGAGATCAGCGTCGTGGGCGACCTCGCGGCGCTGAGAGGGGCGGATGGCCAGTGGCTGCCCGGCGTGGCGCAGGTCGCCATCCAGCAGGCGGCACACGCGGCCGCCAACATCGAACGCGCCTTGCGCGGCGAGCCGCGGCAGCCGTTCGCGTACCGCAGCTACGGCAATCTCGCGACGATCGGCCGCAACGTCGCCGTCGCCGACATGCCGCGCTTCCGCATGAAGGGCTATCCGGCCTGGCTCTTCTGGCTGTTCGTCCACCTCGTCAAGCTGATCGGATTCCGCAACCGCCTCTCGGTGCTGGTGCAGTGGGCCGTGTCGTACACGACGTATCAACGATCGGTGCGTCTCATCACGCATCAGGACGCATGA
- a CDS encoding chromate transporter yields MIGFLDFYLVKKAPFQIPDGAREWLVKYGPWISIVLLVILLPPLLVVLGIGTLFVPFAGLNYATGWGLAVIALLVQVALLVMALPGLFKRKMSAWRLLFYSQLVGIVHSLLSGSLVGAVVGGLIGLYILFQIRPLYHE; encoded by the coding sequence CTGATCGGGTTTCTGGACTTCTATCTCGTCAAGAAGGCGCCGTTTCAGATCCCGGATGGCGCCAGGGAATGGCTGGTCAAGTACGGTCCCTGGATCTCGATCGTCCTGCTCGTGATCCTGCTGCCGCCTCTGCTGGTGGTGCTCGGCATCGGCACCTTGTTCGTGCCGTTCGCCGGCCTCAACTACGCCACCGGCTGGGGGCTCGCCGTCATCGCGCTGCTCGTCCAGGTCGCGTTGCTCGTCATGGCGCTCCCTGGACTGTTCAAACGAAAGATGTCGGCCTGGCGGTTGCTGTTCTACTCACAGCTCGTGGGGATCGTGCACTCGTTGCTGAGCGGCAGCCTCGTCGGTGCCGTGGTGGGCGGGTTGATCGGCCTGTACATCCTTTTTCAGATCCGCCCGCTCTACCACGAGTAG
- a CDS encoding molybdopterin-dependent oxidoreductase produces the protein MATDRISPPRSWGRSTVTTACPLDCPDSCSLSVTVERGEIVKIDGNRHAPSTDGYICGKVRRFDRRVYSGERLLHPLVRTGPKGTSSFERLTWDEAIDLLAGRIRQASSEFGPESVLPFYYGGSNGLLTSDYEDARFFRRIGASRLARTVCAAPTGAAALAMYGKMPGVAYPDYAAAQLIVIWGCNASASGIHLVAHIRRAQQAGARLVVIDPRLTPLARTADLHLPVRPGTDLPVALALVNALFEHGQADLAFLDAHADGADALRRAASAWPLARAADEAGVPVADLERLAAWYAAASPAVIRCGWGQERNRNGGSSSLAILALPAIAGKFGVRGGGYTMSNSAAWGVDTEALIGTPAPASRVINMNQLGGVLTEPLDPPIKVLFVYNCNPLSTMPNQNGVRRGLAREDLFTVVHEQVMTDTATFADLLLPAPTFLEQYDVARGYGAYHFHLVQPVIAPIGEARANQDVFRELGLRLGVSTDDALGEAGAMIDLASRLPEGMGTALLEAGQVPAPHDGRPVQFVDVHPRTANGRIQLHPGSLARDADLYAYRPDPATARCPLALISPASEHTISSTLGELRPAIAQVKIHPHDAAPRSIADGDAVRLFNDLGEVQCHASVTPEVRPGTLAMPKGLWARSTFNGSSPTALVPDSLTDFAGGACFNDARVQIELLGRH, from the coding sequence ATGGCCACCGACCGGATCAGCCCGCCTCGTTCCTGGGGGCGATCGACCGTCACGACGGCGTGCCCGCTCGACTGCCCGGACTCGTGCAGCCTGTCGGTCACGGTGGAACGCGGCGAGATCGTCAAGATCGACGGCAACCGGCATGCCCCGTCGACCGATGGGTACATCTGCGGGAAGGTCCGCCGGTTCGATCGGCGCGTGTACAGCGGCGAGCGCCTGCTCCATCCGCTCGTGCGCACCGGTCCGAAAGGCACGTCGTCGTTCGAGCGGCTCACCTGGGACGAGGCGATCGATCTGCTGGCCGGTCGCATTCGGCAGGCCTCGAGCGAGTTCGGCCCCGAATCCGTGCTGCCCTTCTACTACGGTGGCTCGAACGGCCTCTTGACGAGCGACTACGAGGACGCGCGCTTCTTCCGGCGGATCGGCGCGTCGCGGTTGGCGCGCACGGTCTGCGCCGCGCCGACCGGCGCTGCGGCGCTGGCGATGTACGGCAAGATGCCGGGCGTCGCCTACCCCGACTACGCCGCCGCCCAGCTCATCGTCATCTGGGGATGCAACGCCTCGGCCTCGGGCATCCACCTCGTGGCCCACATCCGACGGGCACAGCAGGCCGGTGCGCGGCTGGTCGTGATCGATCCGCGGCTGACGCCGCTCGCGCGGACGGCCGACCTGCACCTGCCCGTGCGGCCCGGCACGGATCTGCCGGTGGCGCTCGCGCTCGTCAACGCGCTGTTCGAGCACGGCCAGGCCGACCTTGCGTTTCTCGATGCTCATGCAGACGGTGCGGACGCGCTTCGCCGCGCCGCATCCGCCTGGCCGCTCGCGCGGGCCGCCGACGAGGCGGGCGTGCCCGTCGCGGACCTCGAACGTCTGGCCGCGTGGTACGCGGCGGCCTCTCCGGCGGTCATTCGCTGCGGCTGGGGCCAGGAACGCAACCGCAACGGCGGCTCCTCGTCGCTCGCGATTCTGGCGCTGCCGGCGATCGCCGGGAAGTTCGGCGTTCGCGGCGGGGGCTACACGATGAGCAACTCCGCGGCCTGGGGCGTCGACACCGAAGCGCTCATCGGCACGCCGGCGCCCGCGTCGCGGGTCATCAACATGAACCAGCTCGGAGGCGTGCTGACGGAGCCGCTCGATCCGCCAATCAAAGTGCTGTTCGTCTACAACTGCAATCCGCTCTCGACGATGCCGAATCAGAACGGCGTGCGGCGTGGGCTGGCGCGCGAGGATCTGTTCACCGTCGTGCACGAGCAGGTCATGACCGACACGGCGACGTTCGCCGACCTCCTGCTGCCGGCGCCGACGTTCCTGGAGCAGTACGACGTGGCGCGCGGCTACGGCGCCTACCACTTCCATCTCGTCCAGCCGGTGATCGCGCCAATCGGCGAGGCGCGCGCGAACCAGGACGTCTTCCGGGAGCTCGGCCTCCGCCTCGGCGTGAGCACCGACGACGCGCTCGGCGAGGCGGGCGCGATGATCGATCTCGCCTCGCGGCTGCCGGAGGGCATGGGCACGGCGCTGCTCGAAGCGGGGCAAGTGCCCGCGCCCCATGACGGACGGCCGGTACAGTTCGTGGACGTGCATCCTCGCACGGCCAACGGCCGCATCCAGCTCCATCCAGGCTCGCTCGCCCGCGACGCCGACCTCTACGCGTATCGGCCGGATCCGGCGACCGCGCGCTGTCCGCTGGCGCTGATCTCGCCGGCCAGCGAGCACACGATCTCGTCCACGCTCGGGGAGCTGCGCCCGGCCATCGCCCAGGTGAAGATCCATCCGCACGACGCGGCGCCGCGATCGATCGCCGACGGCGATGCGGTGCGCCTGTTCAACGACCTCGGCGAGGTGCAATGCCACGCGAGCGTGACGCCGGAAGTCCGGCCCGGCACACTGGCGATGCCGAAGGGCCTCTGGGCTCGCAGTACGTTCAACGGCTCGAGCCCGACGGCGCTCGTCCCCGACAGCCTCACCGACTTCGCCGGCGGCGCCTGCTTCAACGACGCGCGTGTGCAGATCGAGCTGCTGGGCCGGCACTGA
- a CDS encoding PD40 domain-containing protein, translated as MTALGRLLVAVLCLSGVAAPSVASAQYFGRNKVQYRTFDFQILRTDHFDIYYYPEEADAARIVARLAERWYDRLSRFFSHELRGRQPLILYAAAAHFRQTNAVEGLIGEGTGGVTEGLRRRVVLPMSGSLAESDHVLGHELVHAFQFDMTGADPRDMAGEAPGILAFPLWFVEGMAEYLSLGPADAQTAMWLRDAALREALPHIRDLDDPRYFPYRWGHAFWAYIGARFGDRAVASLIRSAANPRFDLTGLARQLGTDPDTLTADWHAAIRARTQAVADEMPPVASRLRRIIEVRQPGARYNVGPELSPDGRRVAFFSERDRFSIDLYLANADTGRIERRLLKTATDPHFDSLEFISSAGSWSPDGRTLALTAMRGGRPVLVLMDPRSGRITAELPLGGLDDASNPAFAPDGRSIVLSGNAGGLTDLYLMSLETRAIDRLTSDAFADVEPSFTPDGRTIVFTTERFTTDLDTLQLGSLRLAAIDVATRAVRPIAAFLTGKHVSPQVTRDGAHVLFVGDPDGISNVYRVPITGGPVEQWTAVPTGIAGITSTSPTLSVAPHTGRIAFSVFEHDGHALYLLDPDDVLVLVPPPANQVAAMLPGRSAPTGDVSRLLGDLARGRPPAAALTDGEPYEQRLKLDQIGQPVLQAAVYQGGWTSFQGGLSASFSDMLGDRLLGVGAQVGGAGSWADIGGGLVYVSRRHRWNWAASGGVSPYALGFLTRVDASSQITVEEVIERQTCRCAEAAASFPFSTSTRVEVAGALQALSFSREVRTSTYDPSTLQRVSTSVDRRPSGDPLYLGVGSVALVRDSSYFGATAPLYGMRSRVEWGRSTGSLRYSTLLMDWRRYFMPVRPITIAVRGLHYGRYGRDSDSDRLIRLYAGYPDFVHGYGVGSFRPNDCPSGGASGDCAVFDRLIGSRLAVANIEVRAPLKGLFTGELEYGAVPIDVAAFFDAGVAWTATDRPSFLGGSRGVVRSAGGAVRVNAFGLIALEVAASHPFDRFERGVRWQVSILQGF; from the coding sequence ATGACCGCCCTCGGTCGGCTGCTCGTGGCCGTGCTGTGCCTCTCGGGCGTGGCGGCGCCGAGCGTGGCCAGCGCGCAGTACTTCGGGCGCAACAAGGTTCAGTACCGCACGTTCGACTTCCAGATCCTCCGCACCGATCACTTCGACATCTACTACTACCCGGAAGAAGCCGACGCCGCGCGCATCGTCGCGCGCCTGGCCGAACGGTGGTACGACCGGCTGTCGCGGTTCTTCAGCCACGAGCTGCGAGGGCGGCAGCCGCTCATCCTGTACGCCGCGGCGGCGCACTTCCGCCAGACCAATGCCGTCGAAGGGCTGATCGGCGAGGGCACGGGCGGCGTGACCGAAGGGCTCAGGCGGCGGGTGGTGCTGCCAATGTCGGGCTCGCTCGCCGAATCCGATCACGTGCTCGGGCACGAGCTGGTGCACGCGTTCCAGTTCGACATGACGGGCGCCGATCCGCGCGACATGGCCGGCGAGGCGCCGGGCATCCTCGCCTTTCCGCTCTGGTTCGTCGAGGGCATGGCGGAGTACCTGTCGCTCGGGCCCGCCGACGCGCAGACGGCGATGTGGCTGCGGGATGCCGCGCTGCGCGAGGCGCTGCCCCACATCCGCGATCTCGACGATCCGCGCTACTTCCCCTACCGGTGGGGCCATGCGTTCTGGGCCTACATCGGCGCGCGGTTCGGCGATCGCGCGGTCGCCTCGCTGATCCGATCCGCCGCCAACCCCCGCTTCGATCTCACCGGCCTGGCGCGGCAGCTCGGCACCGATCCCGACACGCTCACGGCCGACTGGCACGCGGCGATCCGCGCGCGCACGCAGGCGGTCGCCGACGAGATGCCGCCGGTCGCGAGCCGCCTCCGGCGCATCATCGAGGTGCGCCAGCCCGGCGCGCGTTACAACGTCGGGCCGGAGCTCAGCCCCGACGGCCGGCGCGTGGCCTTCTTCTCCGAGCGCGATCGGTTCTCGATCGACCTCTACCTCGCGAACGCCGATACCGGACGGATCGAGCGCCGGCTGCTGAAGACCGCCACCGATCCGCACTTCGACAGCCTCGAGTTCATCAGCTCGGCCGGCAGTTGGAGCCCGGACGGCCGCACGCTCGCCCTCACCGCGATGCGCGGCGGCCGCCCCGTGCTCGTCCTGATGGATCCTCGCTCCGGCCGCATCACGGCCGAGCTGCCGCTCGGCGGGCTCGACGACGCGTCGAACCCGGCGTTCGCGCCGGACGGCCGGTCGATCGTGCTCTCGGGAAACGCCGGCGGGCTCACCGATCTCTATCTGATGTCGCTCGAGACGCGGGCGATCGATCGGCTCACGTCCGATGCGTTCGCCGACGTCGAGCCGTCGTTCACCCCGGACGGCCGCACGATCGTGTTCACGACCGAGCGCTTCACGACGGACCTCGACACGCTGCAGCTCGGCTCGCTGCGTCTCGCCGCGATCGACGTCGCGACCCGGGCGGTCCGGCCGATCGCGGCGTTCCTCACGGGCAAGCACGTGAGCCCGCAGGTGACGCGCGACGGCGCGCACGTGCTGTTCGTGGGCGATCCCGACGGCATCAGCAACGTCTATCGCGTGCCGATCACGGGCGGGCCGGTCGAGCAATGGACCGCGGTGCCCACCGGCATCGCCGGCATCACGTCGACCAGCCCGACGCTGAGCGTGGCGCCGCACACCGGGCGAATCGCGTTCAGCGTCTTCGAGCACGACGGACACGCGCTGTACCTGCTCGATCCCGACGACGTCCTGGTGCTCGTGCCGCCGCCGGCGAACCAGGTCGCCGCCATGCTGCCCGGACGATCGGCGCCGACCGGCGACGTCAGCCGGCTGCTGGGCGATCTCGCGCGCGGCCGGCCGCCGGCGGCCGCGCTCACCGACGGCGAGCCGTACGAGCAGCGGCTGAAGCTCGACCAGATCGGACAGCCCGTACTCCAGGCCGCGGTCTACCAGGGCGGATGGACGTCGTTCCAGGGCGGGTTGTCGGCGTCGTTCAGCGACATGCTCGGCGACCGGCTGCTCGGCGTCGGCGCGCAGGTGGGCGGCGCCGGATCCTGGGCGGACATCGGCGGCGGGCTCGTCTACGTCAGCCGGAGGCACCGGTGGAACTGGGCAGCGTCCGGCGGCGTGTCGCCGTATGCGCTCGGATTCCTCACGCGGGTGGACGCGAGCAGCCAGATCACCGTCGAGGAGGTCATCGAGCGGCAGACCTGCCGGTGCGCGGAGGCGGCGGCGTCCTTTCCGTTCAGCACGTCGACGCGTGTCGAGGTGGCCGGCGCGCTCCAGGCGCTCTCCTTCAGCCGCGAGGTGCGCACCTCCACCTACGATCCGTCGACGCTGCAGCGCGTCTCGACGAGCGTCGATCGGCGGCCGAGCGGCGATCCGCTGTACCTGGGTGTCGGCAGCGTGGCCCTCGTGCGCGACTCGTCCTACTTCGGGGCGACGGCGCCGCTCTACGGCATGCGGTCGCGCGTCGAATGGGGACGCAGTACCGGATCGCTGCGCTACTCGACGCTGCTGATGGACTGGCGCCGGTACTTCATGCCGGTGCGCCCGATCACGATCGCCGTCCGCGGGCTGCACTACGGGCGCTACGGACGCGACAGCGACTCGGATCGCCTCATTCGCCTGTACGCCGGCTATCCCGACTTCGTGCACGGCTACGGCGTGGGATCCTTCCGGCCGAACGACTGCCCGTCGGGCGGCGCGAGCGGCGACTGCGCGGTGTTCGATCGGCTGATCGGCAGCCGGCTCGCCGTCGCCAACATCGAGGTTCGGGCGCCGCTCAAAGGGCTGTTCACCGGCGAGCTGGAATACGGCGCCGTCCCGATCGACGTGGCCGCGTTCTTCGACGCGGGCGTCGCCTGGACGGCGACCGACCGGCCCAGCTTTCTCGGCGGGTCGCGCGGCGTCGTGCGCAGTGCCGGCGGCGCCGTACGCGTCAACGCGTTCGGTCTCATCGCGCTCGAAGTCGCCGCGTCGCATCCGTTCGACCGCTTCGAGCGCGGCGTCCGCTGGCAGGTGTCGATCCTTCAGGGATTCTGA
- a CDS encoding oxidative damage protection protein, which produces MASPDSAERTVFCAKLQRELPGLDAPPWPGELGRRIYDHISREAWEMWEERMKMILNEYRLLPFQKEAQTLVTQQMEEFLFGGAGTLPPGYVQP; this is translated from the coding sequence ATGGCATCTCCGGATTCGGCCGAACGGACGGTCTTCTGCGCGAAGCTCCAGCGGGAGCTGCCGGGTCTGGACGCCCCGCCGTGGCCCGGCGAGCTGGGACGCCGCATCTACGATCACATCTCGCGCGAGGCGTGGGAGATGTGGGAAGAGCGGATGAAGATGATCCTGAACGAGTACCGGCTGCTCCCCTTCCAAAAGGAGGCGCAGACGCTCGTCACGCAGCAGATGGAGGAGTTCCTGTTCGGCGGTGCCGGCACGTTGCCGCCCGGATACGTCCAGCCGTGA
- a CDS encoding peptide MFS transporter, translating to MPASGLGEAAADRAFFGHPRGLATLFFSEMWERFSYYGMRGFLILYMTAAASSGGMGLDTATAAAIYGTYTSLVYLMSLPGGWIADRLVGQQRAVFAGGVLIAAGHFALAVPAAVSFYLGLLLIVLGTGLLKPNISVIVGQLYGQQDVRRDAAFSIFYMGINLGALFGPLITGYLAQSDAFRARLAGWGLDPNAAWHWAFGAAGVGMTLGLIQYVVGRHYLGTAGQHPAVPPSPALKRRASAWLGGGLAALVVIGVVLASGITGASASDITDAYSYALLVVTVAFFTWLLLGGGWTPVERKRLAIIGVFFVAAALFWSVFEQAGSTLNLFADRSTRNEIVGLAFPSSWWQSLNSLLILIFAPLLAWLWVRLGDRQPASPTKFAIGLVGVGAGFLVLVPAAQDAATGAKVGVTWLFLTYLLHTLAELCLSPVGLSSMTKLAPERIVGLMMGVWFLGASVGNLLGGHAASFYESMPLDRLLVAVALLPIAAGVVMFLCRRPLTALMGGVK from the coding sequence ATGCCCGCCTCCGGTCTCGGCGAGGCGGCGGCCGATCGCGCGTTCTTCGGGCACCCCCGGGGACTCGCCACGCTGTTCTTCAGCGAGATGTGGGAGCGGTTCAGCTACTACGGGATGCGGGGGTTCCTCATCCTGTACATGACGGCGGCGGCGTCGTCGGGCGGCATGGGCCTCGACACGGCGACCGCCGCGGCGATCTACGGCACCTACACGTCGCTCGTCTACCTCATGAGCCTGCCGGGCGGCTGGATCGCCGATCGGCTCGTCGGCCAGCAGCGCGCGGTGTTCGCCGGCGGCGTGCTGATTGCCGCAGGCCACTTCGCGCTCGCGGTGCCGGCCGCCGTCAGCTTCTACCTCGGCCTGCTGCTGATCGTGCTCGGCACGGGCCTCCTCAAGCCCAACATCAGCGTCATCGTCGGCCAACTGTACGGCCAGCAGGACGTGCGGCGCGACGCGGCGTTCTCGATCTTCTACATGGGGATCAACCTCGGCGCGCTGTTCGGGCCGCTCATCACGGGATACCTCGCGCAGAGCGACGCGTTCCGGGCGCGGCTCGCAGGCTGGGGGCTCGATCCGAATGCGGCCTGGCACTGGGCGTTCGGCGCAGCCGGCGTCGGGATGACGCTGGGGCTGATCCAATACGTCGTGGGACGGCATTATCTCGGCACGGCAGGACAGCATCCCGCCGTGCCGCCCTCTCCCGCGCTGAAGCGTCGAGCGTCGGCATGGCTGGGCGGCGGGCTCGCCGCGCTCGTCGTGATCGGCGTGGTGCTCGCGAGCGGGATCACGGGCGCGAGCGCCAGCGACATCACCGACGCCTACAGCTACGCGCTGCTCGTCGTGACCGTCGCGTTCTTCACCTGGCTCTTGCTCGGCGGCGGCTGGACGCCGGTCGAACGGAAGCGGCTCGCCATCATCGGCGTGTTCTTCGTCGCGGCCGCGCTCTTCTGGTCGGTGTTCGAGCAGGCCGGGTCGACGCTGAATCTCTTCGCCGATCGCAGCACGCGCAACGAGATCGTCGGCCTCGCGTTCCCGAGCAGTTGGTGGCAGTCGCTCAACTCGCTCCTGATCCTGATCTTCGCGCCGCTGCTGGCGTGGCTCTGGGTGAGGCTCGGCGATCGACAGCCGGCGAGCCCGACGAAGTTCGCGATCGGCCTCGTGGGCGTCGGCGCGGGTTTTCTCGTGCTCGTGCCCGCCGCCCAGGATGCCGCGACCGGCGCGAAGGTGGGCGTCACGTGGCTGTTCCTGACGTATCTGCTCCACACGCTCGCGGAGCTGTGCCTCAGCCCGGTCGGCCTCAGCTCCATGACGAAGCTCGCGCCCGAACGGATCGTGGGCCTGATGATGGGCGTCTGGTTCCTCGGAGCCTCCGTGGGCAACCTGCTCGGCGGCCACGCCGCGTCGTTCTACGAATCGATGCCGCTCGATCGGCTGCTCGTCGCCGTCGCCCTCCTGCCGATCGCGGCGGGCGTCGTGATGTTCCTGTGCCGGCGGCCCCTCACGGCGCTGATGGGCGGCGTGAAGTAG
- a CDS encoding YvcK family protein yields MRLRVLKVGCFGGGTGLPSLLGGLKRNPWVDLHAIVTMFDSGGSSGQLRDELGVLPPGDVLRCALALARNEREARRILLTRLTMLENGRLAGHTGGNLLLSMMEQYTHGDFLAAVDGLRALLGCRGRVWPITGQQSTICAEYQDGFVSRGEVEVDAGQAGGRPIRRLWLEPPVQIHPSAASAIRSLDAVVVGPGSFFTSLLPIFLVQGCREALADVRGPIVYVANLLTEGQGMATFTAGQAMSQLADAIGRPIDVVIFNNATPADANVLAQYAREHKTPLPLGELPATCRLIEGAFWRRAIARHDRRRLHAAVWVALADLLLA; encoded by the coding sequence GTGCGTCTTCGCGTTCTCAAGGTGGGCTGCTTCGGCGGCGGTACCGGGCTGCCGAGCCTGCTCGGCGGCCTCAAGCGCAATCCCTGGGTCGACCTGCACGCGATCGTCACGATGTTCGACAGCGGTGGCTCGTCGGGACAACTGCGCGACGAGCTCGGGGTGCTTCCGCCGGGCGACGTGCTGCGCTGCGCGCTCGCGCTCGCGCGCAACGAGCGCGAGGCGCGCCGCATCCTCCTCACGCGGCTGACGATGCTCGAGAACGGCCGGCTGGCGGGCCATACCGGCGGCAACCTGCTGCTCTCGATGATGGAGCAGTACACGCACGGCGACTTCCTCGCCGCGGTCGACGGCCTGCGCGCCCTGCTCGGCTGCCGCGGCCGCGTCTGGCCCATCACCGGGCAGCAATCCACGATTTGCGCGGAGTACCAGGACGGGTTCGTCAGCCGCGGCGAGGTCGAGGTCGATGCCGGGCAGGCCGGCGGCCGGCCGATCCGCCGGCTGTGGCTCGAACCGCCCGTCCAGATCCACCCGTCGGCCGCCAGCGCCATCCGGTCGCTCGATGCCGTCGTCGTCGGCCCCGGGAGCTTCTTCACGAGCCTCCTGCCGATCTTCCTGGTCCAGGGCTGCCGGGAGGCGCTTGCAGACGTCCGCGGTCCGATCGTCTACGTCGCCAACCTGCTGACCGAAGGGCAAGGCATGGCGACCTTCACGGCGGGGCAGGCGATGTCGCAGTTGGCGGACGCCATCGGCCGGCCGATCGACGTCGTGATCTTCAACAACGCAACGCCCGCCGATGCGAACGTGCTGGCGCAGTATGCGCGCGAGCACAAGACGCCTCTGCCGCTCGGTGAGCTTCCCGCGACCTGCCGGCTGATCGAAGGCGCGTTCTGGCGCCGCGCGATCGCGCGGCACGATCGGCGCCGGCTGCACGCCGCCGTGTGGGTGGCGCTGGCCGATTTGCTGCTGGCGTGA
- a CDS encoding TPM domain-containing protein, with protein MSNRPGWRSASPRRWAACLFAAAAVLTASQTLAQSLPTLTEPVTDLARVIDPGSAAELDRRIRVLERATGDAVVVLTVPTFAPYGSIEEYAVKVFERSGPGARNEDNGLLIVLAVNERRVRIEVGYALEEFVTDGFAGDTIRQTMLPAFREGEYGAGLLAGATRIIQRIADRRNVTLTDLPPEPVADRGGGLSLAHVIIMVVVLLAIIGAIRRGGGGPSIRRRGGWPTQPWGGGGWYGGLGGFGGGFGGGHRDGGFGGGFGGFGGGRSGGGGASGGW; from the coding sequence ATGAGCAACCGGCCCGGGTGGCGGTCCGCCAGCCCACGGCGCTGGGCTGCGTGCCTGTTCGCGGCCGCCGCCGTCCTGACGGCATCGCAGACGCTCGCGCAGTCGCTGCCCACGCTCACCGAGCCGGTGACCGACCTCGCACGCGTCATCGATCCCGGCAGTGCGGCGGAGCTCGATCGCCGGATCCGCGTGCTCGAGCGCGCGACGGGCGACGCGGTCGTCGTGCTGACGGTGCCGACCTTCGCACCGTATGGATCGATCGAGGAATATGCGGTCAAGGTCTTCGAACGCTCCGGCCCGGGAGCGCGCAACGAGGACAACGGCCTGCTGATCGTCCTCGCCGTCAACGAGCGGCGCGTGCGAATCGAGGTCGGCTACGCGCTCGAGGAGTTCGTGACCGACGGGTTCGCCGGAGACACGATCCGGCAAACGATGCTGCCGGCGTTTCGCGAGGGCGAGTACGGCGCCGGCCTGCTCGCCGGCGCCACGCGCATCATCCAGCGGATTGCCGACCGCCGGAACGTGACGCTGACCGATCTGCCGCCGGAGCCGGTGGCCGATCGCGGTGGCGGCCTGTCGCTCGCGCACGTGATCATCATGGTCGTCGTGCTCCTCGCGATCATCGGCGCCATCCGTCGCGGAGGCGGCGGGCCTTCGATCCGGCGTCGCGGAGGCTGGCCGACGCAGCCCTGGGGCGGCGGTGGCTGGTACGGCGGGCTCGGCGGATTCGGCGGCGGGTTCGGCGGCGGACATCGGGACGGCGGGTTCGGCGGCGGGTTCGGAGGATTCGGAGGCGGCCGCAGCGGAGGCGGCGGCGCCTCCGGTGGCTGGTGA